The following proteins come from a genomic window of Zonotrichia albicollis isolate bZonAlb1 chromosome 12, bZonAlb1.hap1, whole genome shotgun sequence:
- the DENND6A gene encoding protein DENND6A isoform X2 codes for MSRRERGPESGLGGAEVAAEDAEPESPDQCLSLLPWDRFSAWLHCVCVVGFDLELGQAVEVIYPPHSKLTDKEKTNICYLSFPDSNSGCLGDTQFCFRFRRSPGRKVSFCCFLDQLDRDLPVYLKKDSAYYYGYVYFRQVRDKSLKRGYFQKSLVLISKLPYVHLFRTMLKQIAPEYFEKSEAFLEAVCSDIDRWPAPVPGKVLQLPLMGLIMKLRIPTYRDKPGTPPIVQNMHQADAQISMALPTVHEVDLFRCFCPVFFHIQMLWELVLLGEPLVVMAPSPAESSETVLALVSCISPLKYCSDFRPYFTIHDSEFKEYTTRTQAPPSVILGVTNPFFAKTLQHWPHIIRIGDIKLPGEVPKQVKVKKLKNLKTLDSKPGVYTSYKPYLNKDEEIVKQLQKGVQQKRPTEAQSVILRRYFLELTESFIIPLERYVASLMPLQKCISPWKSPPQLRQFSQDDFMKTLEKAGPQLTSGLKGDWIGLYRTWFSGVRSILR; via the exons ATGtcgcggcgggagcggggcccggAGTCGGGGCTGGGTGGTGCCGAGGTGGCTGCGGAGGATGCGGAGCCGGAGAGTCCCGACCAGTGCTTGTCGCTGCTGCCCTGGGACCGCttctcagcctggctgcactGCGTGTGCGTGGTGGGCTTCGacctggagctgggccaggccgTGGAG gTGATATATCCTCCACATTCCAAACTCACAGATAAAGAG AAAACCAATATTTGCTATTTGTCTTTTCCAGATTCTAATTCGG GTTGTCTTGGGGACACACAATTTTGTTTTAGATTCCGACGGTCTCCTGGAAGGAAAGTCTCATTCTGTTGTTTTCTGGACCAATTGGATAGAGATCTACCAGTTTACTTAAAG aAAGACTCAGCCTATTACTATGGCTATGTGTATTTCAGACAAGTTCGAGACAAGTCATTAAAAAGAGGCTATTTTCAAAAG TCACTGGTCCTCATCAGCAAGCTGCCTTATGTCCATCTCTTTCGTACCATGCTTAAGCAAATTGCACCAGAATATTTTGAGAAAAGTGAAGCTTTCCTGGAAGCAG tttgtaGTGACATTGATCGTTGGCCAGCACCAGTTCCAGGGAAAGTTCTGCAGTTGCCTCTTATGGGTCTCATAATGAAG tTGCGGATTCCAACATATCGTGACAAGCCTGGAACACCACCGATAGTGCAGAATATGCACCAG GCAGATGCTCAGATCTCCATGGCTTTACCCACTGTTCATGAAGTAGATCTTTTCAG GTGTTTCTGTCCAGTGTTCTTCCACATTCAGATGCTTtgggagctggtgctgctgggagaaCCACTTGTTGTGATGGCACCATCACCAGCAGAATCTTCAGAAACTGTGTTGGCCCTTGTTAG CTGTATTTCCCCACTGAAGTACTGCAGTGACTTCAGGCCATACTTCACCATCCACGACAGTGAATTCAAAGAATACACAACTCGCACACAAGCCCC GCCATCTGTCATTCTAGGGGTGACAAATCCCTTTTTTGCTAAAACACTCCAGCACTGGCCTCACATTATCCGAATTGGAGATATCAAACTTCCAG GTGAAGTTCCAAAGCAGGTGAAAGTGAAAAAACTGAAGAACCTAAAAACTTTGGACTCCAAACCTG GTGTTTATACCTCTTACAAGCCATACTTGAACAAAGATGAAGAAATCGTTAAGCAGTTGCAAAAG ggaGTACAACAGAAGCGTCCTACAGAAGCCCAGAGTGTGATACTGCGGCGCTATTTCTTGGAGCTGACGGAAAGTTTCATTATTCCTTTA gaaCGTTACGTGGCAAGCTTAATGCCTTTGCAGAAATGCATATCACCCTGGAAG AGTCCACCACAGCTGAGGCAGTTTAGTCAAGATGACTTCATGAAGACTTTGGAAAAAGCAGGACCACAGCTCACCTCAGGTTTAAAGGGAGATTGGATAGGACTTTACAG aactTGGTTTTCTGGAGTCAGAAGCATACTGAGGTAG
- the DENND6A gene encoding protein DENND6A isoform X1 gives MSRRERGPESGLGGAEVAAEDAEPESPDQCLSLLPWDRFSAWLHCVCVVGFDLELGQAVEVIYPPHSKLTDKEKTNICYLSFPDSNSGCLGDTQFCFRFRRSPGRKVSFCCFLDQLDRDLPVYLKKDSAYYYGYVYFRQVRDKSLKRGYFQKSLVLISKLPYVHLFRTMLKQIAPEYFEKSEAFLEAVCSDIDRWPAPVPGKVLQLPLMGLIMKLRIPTYRDKPGTPPIVQNMHQADAQISMALPTVHEVDLFRCFCPVFFHIQMLWELVLLGEPLVVMAPSPAESSETVLALVSCISPLKYCSDFRPYFTIHDSEFKEYTTRTQAPPSVILGVTNPFFAKTLQHWPHIIRIGDIKLPGEVPKQVKVKKLKNLKTLDSKPGVYTSYKPYLNKDEEIVKQLQKGVQQKRPTEAQSVILRRYFLELTESFIIPLERYVASLMPLQKCISPWKSPPQLRQFSQDDFMKTLEKAGPQLTSGLKGDWIGLYRHFLKSPNFDGWFRSRQREMTQKLEALHLEALCNENLVFWSQKHTEVETVDLVLKLKNKLLQADREHLPVNTDTLKKLQTHINDIILALPDDLQDILLKTGTT, from the exons ATGtcgcggcgggagcggggcccggAGTCGGGGCTGGGTGGTGCCGAGGTGGCTGCGGAGGATGCGGAGCCGGAGAGTCCCGACCAGTGCTTGTCGCTGCTGCCCTGGGACCGCttctcagcctggctgcactGCGTGTGCGTGGTGGGCTTCGacctggagctgggccaggccgTGGAG gTGATATATCCTCCACATTCCAAACTCACAGATAAAGAG AAAACCAATATTTGCTATTTGTCTTTTCCAGATTCTAATTCGG GTTGTCTTGGGGACACACAATTTTGTTTTAGATTCCGACGGTCTCCTGGAAGGAAAGTCTCATTCTGTTGTTTTCTGGACCAATTGGATAGAGATCTACCAGTTTACTTAAAG aAAGACTCAGCCTATTACTATGGCTATGTGTATTTCAGACAAGTTCGAGACAAGTCATTAAAAAGAGGCTATTTTCAAAAG TCACTGGTCCTCATCAGCAAGCTGCCTTATGTCCATCTCTTTCGTACCATGCTTAAGCAAATTGCACCAGAATATTTTGAGAAAAGTGAAGCTTTCCTGGAAGCAG tttgtaGTGACATTGATCGTTGGCCAGCACCAGTTCCAGGGAAAGTTCTGCAGTTGCCTCTTATGGGTCTCATAATGAAG tTGCGGATTCCAACATATCGTGACAAGCCTGGAACACCACCGATAGTGCAGAATATGCACCAG GCAGATGCTCAGATCTCCATGGCTTTACCCACTGTTCATGAAGTAGATCTTTTCAG GTGTTTCTGTCCAGTGTTCTTCCACATTCAGATGCTTtgggagctggtgctgctgggagaaCCACTTGTTGTGATGGCACCATCACCAGCAGAATCTTCAGAAACTGTGTTGGCCCTTGTTAG CTGTATTTCCCCACTGAAGTACTGCAGTGACTTCAGGCCATACTTCACCATCCACGACAGTGAATTCAAAGAATACACAACTCGCACACAAGCCCC GCCATCTGTCATTCTAGGGGTGACAAATCCCTTTTTTGCTAAAACACTCCAGCACTGGCCTCACATTATCCGAATTGGAGATATCAAACTTCCAG GTGAAGTTCCAAAGCAGGTGAAAGTGAAAAAACTGAAGAACCTAAAAACTTTGGACTCCAAACCTG GTGTTTATACCTCTTACAAGCCATACTTGAACAAAGATGAAGAAATCGTTAAGCAGTTGCAAAAG ggaGTACAACAGAAGCGTCCTACAGAAGCCCAGAGTGTGATACTGCGGCGCTATTTCTTGGAGCTGACGGAAAGTTTCATTATTCCTTTA gaaCGTTACGTGGCAAGCTTAATGCCTTTGCAGAAATGCATATCACCCTGGAAG AGTCCACCACAGCTGAGGCAGTTTAGTCAAGATGACTTCATGAAGACTTTGGAAAAAGCAGGACCACAGCTCACCTCAGGTTTAAAGGGAGATTGGATAGGACTTTACAG GCATTTTTTGAAATCCCCAAACTTTGATGGTTGGTTTAGGAGCCGGCAGAGGGAAATGACCCAGAAGTTAGAGGCCCTTCATTTAGAAGCACTCTGTAATGAG aactTGGTTTTCTGGAGTCAGAAGCATACTGAGGTAGAAACGGTGGATCTTGTCttaaagttaaaaaataaactg TTGCAGGCTGACAGAGAACATCTTCCTGTGAACACTGACACACTGAAAAAGCTGCAGACACACATCAATGACATTATACTGGCACTGCCAGATGACTTACAGGACATCTTGCTCAAAACTGGCACAACATGA